CACGCTGCTGACGGACGCCATGTCGCTTTTTACGAGCGATTCGTTGTTGTAGATTTTGTAATAGACCGCCGTTCCCAAAAAAACGTCGGCGTTGCCGGTATTCTGAACCGTATAAAAAGAAAAAATTCTGTTTTCCGGATCGACAGGTTTTTCGACATACGAACCGATGATCGGCGGTTCAAGATAATAATACGTATCAAGACCGCACGACCACAAGAAAAAACAAACCGGAAGCATTATTACAAAACAAAAAACATAATATACAGTCCGGTTTGTTTGAACAAACATTATAAAATCCGTCGTATTATTGGATTTTGCCTTCCGCACGCAGTTCTATCAGGCGGCTTTCGGCCAGAGACGTCCACAAATCGGAAGGATACGTATCATGCAGTTTTTCGTACTGCACCGCCGCGCCGGCAAAATCGTTCAAGGATTCTTTAATCCGGCCGATGCTGAAAAGCGTATGCGTCGTAAAATAAAAATCGTTTCCGGTCAGCGCCTTTTCGTAATACGAAACCGCATCGGAAAGATTTCCCAATTCTTCTTCACAAACCGCGGCGTTATAATACGCAAGCGGAGCGGTATACGATTTTTCACCGGCGCGGGCTGCGGCAAGCCAAGCTTCGGAAGCAGCTTCCCATTCGGAATCGTTGTAATACAATTC
This sequence is a window from Treponema brennaborense DSM 12168. Protein-coding genes within it:
- a CDS encoding tetratricopeptide repeat protein: MAEKNKEEKKSFADTFSAVVTKYRVLLLGIIVGLIVIAIAAGISVSVTQSFHKKALTEVDAIVYKLTQASADSGDSVRADSLAALQSLAEKNKRNVAGVRAYMVIAELYYNDSEWEAASEAWLAAARAGEKSYTAPLAYYNAAVCEEELGNLSDAVSYYEKALTGNDFYFTTHTLFSIGRIKESLNDFAGAAVQYEKLHDTYPSDLWTSLAESRLIELRAEGKIQ